A window of Polaribacter litorisediminis contains these coding sequences:
- a CDS encoding glycoside hydrolase family 13 protein: protein MKLIQSIFLLFLIALFSCDSEKTIKNISEVSLSNTSLERVEPSNWWVNFKDTSLQLLVKEENIGNATPKISYAGVTIQKVNKAKSKNYLFIDLNIDKNTKPGKFDILFTFEDGSKRTHTYQLKERQKPAEAYKGFDSSDAIYLITPDRFSNGDETNDINKNLKETTIDRTDGYQRHGGDLQGIINHVDYIADLGFTAVWPTPVLTNDMPKGSYHGYAITDYYQVDPRFGTLEDYKKLADDLRKKGMKLIMDQVANHCGLEHWWMKDIPFDDWVNHQKNFEKNIENWTEKTNINSNHRRTTNQDRYASKIDKKGNNEGWFVATMPDLNQRNPFMAKYIIQNSIWWIETIGFGGIRQDTYPYPDKQFMSDWAGAIMQEYPNFSIVGEEWSYNPLLIGYWQKGANNRDGYESNLKSTMDFAMQQNVVAALKEEESWDNGLVKIYEGLANDFHYASPKDIMIFPDNHDMSRIYTQLNGNVAATKMALSIYLMLPRIPQIYYGTEILMDDFKNPGDHGLIRTDFPGGWKDDKTDAFSGNGLSDAQKDMQFFMTKVLNYRKNSKAIQEGKTIHFVPFQGTYFLFRILEDEVVVHVINKNDQPITIDLGRYSEIGLQGKTLKNIITDENFIWNQEITLSGKGSFMFTTKI from the coding sequence ATGAAACTCATTCAAAGTATTTTTTTACTATTTCTCATAGCCTTATTTTCATGTGATAGTGAAAAAACCATAAAAAATATTTCTGAAGTTTCTCTTTCTAATACGTCTTTAGAAAGAGTAGAACCTTCTAATTGGTGGGTTAATTTTAAAGACACTTCGCTTCAACTTTTGGTAAAAGAAGAGAATATTGGTAACGCAACTCCAAAGATTTCTTATGCAGGTGTTACCATTCAAAAAGTAAATAAAGCGAAGAGTAAAAACTACCTATTTATCGATTTAAACATTGATAAAAACACAAAACCAGGAAAGTTTGATATTCTTTTTACTTTTGAAGATGGAAGCAAAAGAACACATACGTATCAACTAAAAGAAAGACAAAAACCTGCAGAAGCTTATAAAGGTTTTGATAGTTCGGATGCTATTTATTTAATCACTCCTGATCGTTTTTCAAATGGGGATGAAACAAATGATATCAACAAAAACTTAAAAGAAACAACGATTGATAGAACGGACGGTTATCAACGACATGGAGGCGATTTACAAGGAATTATCAATCATGTAGATTATATTGCCGACCTCGGTTTTACAGCAGTTTGGCCTACTCCTGTTTTAACAAATGATATGCCCAAAGGTTCTTATCATGGGTATGCAATTACAGATTATTATCAGGTAGATCCTCGTTTCGGGACATTAGAGGATTACAAAAAGTTAGCAGATGATTTAAGAAAAAAAGGAATGAAATTAATCATGGATCAAGTGGCAAATCATTGTGGTTTAGAACATTGGTGGATGAAAGATATTCCTTTTGATGATTGGGTGAATCATCAAAAAAACTTCGAGAAAAATATTGAAAACTGGACGGAAAAAACCAATATTAATTCCAATCATAGAAGAACTACAAATCAAGATCGCTATGCTTCAAAAATTGATAAAAAAGGCAATAATGAAGGTTGGTTTGTGGCTACCATGCCAGATTTAAACCAACGAAATCCATTTATGGCAAAATACATCATTCAGAATAGTATTTGGTGGATCGAAACAATTGGTTTCGGTGGAATTAGACAAGACACCTACCCTTATCCAGACAAGCAATTTATGAGCGATTGGGCGGGCGCGATTATGCAAGAATACCCTAATTTTTCTATTGTTGGTGAAGAATGGAGTTATAATCCGTTATTAATTGGGTATTGGCAAAAAGGCGCTAATAATAGAGATGGTTACGAATCTAATTTAAAATCTACCATGGATTTTGCCATGCAACAAAATGTTGTAGCAGCTTTAAAAGAGGAGGAATCTTGGGATAATGGTTTGGTGAAAATTTATGAGGGCTTGGCAAATGATTTTCATTATGCATCGCCTAAAGATATTATGATTTTTCCAGACAATCATGATATGAGCAGAATTTACACACAATTGAATGGAAATGTTGCAGCTACTAAAATGGCATTGTCTATTTATTTAATGTTGCCAAGAATTCCACAGATTTATTACGGAACAGAAATATTAATGGACGATTTTAAGAATCCTGGAGATCATGGTTTGATTCGGACTGATTTTCCTGGAGGATGGAAAGATGATAAGACCGATGCGTTTTCAGGAAATGGATTGTCTGATGCTCAAAAAGACATGCAATTTTTCATGACCAAGGTATTGAATTATCGTAAAAATTCTAAAGCAATACAAGAGGGTAAAACGATTCATTTTGTGCCTTTTCAAGGAACTTATTTTTTATTCAGAATTTTAGAAGATGAAGTTGTGGTTCATGTTATCAATAAAAATGACCAACCAATAACCATCGATTTAGGACGATATTCAGAAATAGGATTACAAGGAAAAACGCTAAAAAATATAATTACGGATGAAAATTTTATTTGGAACCAGGAAATCACGTTATCAGGAAAAGGTAGCTTTATGTTCACAACAAAAATATAA
- a CDS encoding alpha-amylase family glycosyl hydrolase: MKKIILFFTFLAFLSCKEKAPAQLSLTGNTQKEFVWEGANIYFLLTDRFHNGDKSNDLNFERNKEAGVLRGFEGGDFKGITQKIKEGYFTELGINAIWMTPVVEQIHGATDEGTGVSYGYHGYWAKDWTKIDPNYGTKDDLKELVAIAHKNGIRILLDAVINHTGPSTEKDPVWPSEWVRTEPQCEYNNYKNTISCTLVKNLPDIKTESNEEVALPPQLVKKWKTEGRYEQEVRELDEFFTRTGHIRAPRFYIMKWLTDYITEFGIDGYRIDTVKHTEEFVWQEFKEICDATFAEYKKDNPEKVIDNNDFYLVGEVYNYAISNGKAFDFGDKKVNYFDKAFHSLINFEIKWNAKQMAEKDIFNKYDSILRTTLKGYGILNYMTSHDDGQPFDKDREMPIKTATTLLLTPGTSQVYYGDESARDLTINGAIGDATLRSFMNWDDINKNKNTQHILQHWQKLGQFRANHMAIGAGKHQLISEENGLVFSRIRKDDKIIAGINLPKGKKELTVSSIFKNGEKLNEFYSKQTLEVKDGKVIVNSEFNIVLLEKN, from the coding sequence ATGAAAAAAATCATATTATTTTTCACTTTTTTAGCTTTTTTAAGTTGTAAAGAAAAAGCACCAGCACAGCTATCTTTGACAGGAAATACACAAAAAGAGTTTGTTTGGGAAGGAGCAAATATCTATTTCTTGCTTACAGACAGGTTTCATAACGGAGATAAAAGCAATGACCTTAATTTTGAAAGAAATAAAGAAGCTGGGGTTTTGCGTGGTTTCGAAGGAGGGGATTTCAAAGGAATTACCCAAAAAATTAAAGAAGGTTATTTTACAGAATTAGGAATTAATGCTATTTGGATGACACCTGTAGTAGAGCAAATTCATGGTGCTACAGATGAAGGTACAGGAGTTTCTTATGGTTACCATGGTTATTGGGCAAAAGACTGGACAAAGATAGACCCCAATTACGGAACGAAAGATGATTTAAAAGAATTGGTTGCCATTGCACATAAAAACGGAATACGAATCTTGTTAGATGCGGTGATTAATCATACCGGACCAAGTACAGAAAAAGATCCTGTTTGGCCCTCTGAATGGGTAAGAACTGAGCCGCAATGTGAATACAATAATTATAAAAATACCATTTCTTGTACATTAGTAAAAAATTTACCAGACATTAAAACTGAAAGTAATGAAGAAGTAGCGTTGCCACCACAATTGGTTAAAAAATGGAAAACAGAAGGTCGTTATGAGCAAGAAGTAAGAGAATTAGACGAGTTTTTTACGAGAACTGGCCATATAAGAGCACCTCGTTTTTATATTATGAAATGGTTAACAGATTATATTACAGAATTCGGAATTGATGGTTACCGAATAGATACCGTAAAACACACAGAAGAATTTGTTTGGCAAGAATTTAAAGAAATATGTGATGCTACTTTTGCGGAGTACAAAAAAGATAATCCTGAAAAAGTTATAGATAATAATGATTTTTATTTGGTAGGTGAAGTGTATAATTATGCAATTTCTAACGGAAAAGCTTTTGATTTTGGGGATAAAAAAGTAAATTATTTTGATAAAGCGTTCCATAGTTTAATCAATTTTGAAATTAAATGGAATGCGAAACAAATGGCAGAAAAGGATATTTTTAATAAATATGATTCCATTTTACGAACAACATTAAAAGGATATGGAATTTTAAATTATATGACCTCTCATGATGATGGTCAGCCTTTTGATAAAGACAGAGAAATGCCCATAAAAACGGCAACCACATTATTATTAACCCCGGGAACCTCGCAGGTTTATTATGGAGATGAATCTGCAAGAGATTTAACAATTAATGGGGCTATTGGAGATGCAACTTTACGTTCTTTTATGAATTGGGATGACATTAATAAGAATAAAAATACACAACATATCTTACAGCATTGGCAAAAATTAGGGCAGTTTCGGGCAAATCACATGGCTATAGGAGCAGGGAAACATCAACTTATTTCTGAGGAAAATGGATTGGTTTTTTCAAGAATTAGAAAAGATGATAAAATAATTGCAGGCATAAATTTACCAAAAGGCAAAAAAGAGCTTACTGTATCATCCATATTTAAAAATGGCGAAAAATTAAATGAGTTCTATTCCAAACAAACATTAGAAGTTAAAGATGGAAAAGTTATTGTAAATTCAGAATTTAATATTGTTTTATTAGAAAAGAATTAA
- a CDS encoding TIM-barrel domain-containing protein, with protein MKNYRILFLLLFISVFSFAQNSNRIFKSAKLQKGTILKVEVDEGMYLIKFYTNKIIETSFIPENETFSKSSHAVVLEPIALKPTFKETENDVFFFLDDLKLTIQKSPFQLQYFYKDQLITSEKRGYFKSKHEPMDLVKGNLVADQTEKIEFNLTSDEILYGGGARALGMNRRGNRLPLYNRAHYGYETHSELMNFTMPIVISSKKYMLHFDNSPIGYVDLDSKKKNSLIYETISGRKTYQVIVGNSWIDLIDNYTDLTGKQPLPARWTLGNFSSRFGYHSQKETEETIEKFKEEKIPVDAVILDLYWFGKELKGTMGNLEVFTDSFPDMKGMISRLKNKGVKTVLITEPFVLSNSKKWTEAVKNEVLAKDSIGNPAKYDFYFGNTGIVDIYKKEGKNWFWNIYKDILNLGVKGLWGDLGEPEVLPSWVRFNDHKKADEIHNIYGHDWARLIFEGYQKEFPTERPFILMRAGSSGSQRFGMIPWSGDVNRTWGGLQSQPEIALQMGMQGLGYMHSDLGGFAGANLDDNLYTRWLQYGVFQPIYRPHAQEDVPSEPVFRSEKAKILAKKSIELRYKLLPYNYNVAFQNNQKGTPLMRPIFFEEDNANLMTNSSTYLWGKDFLITPILKDSITSKEMYFPKTANWFNFYTDEQVQGGQIKTVKVEENSIPTFVRSGAFILMSELVQTTDAYKADQLELHYYFDASKKESKRQFYHDDGITANAFEKGKFEILEFVAEFSKRYLKINLEAALGSNWNSSKKEITLILHNMNWDPNKIKVDGKRQRISSENNTLKIPMKWNTKRNLTVKIRLK; from the coding sequence ATGAAAAATTATAGAATTCTTTTTTTACTACTTTTTATCTCGGTTTTTTCTTTTGCCCAAAATTCAAATCGAATTTTTAAAAGTGCAAAGCTTCAAAAAGGTACTATTTTAAAAGTAGAAGTAGATGAAGGAATGTATCTAATTAAATTTTACACAAATAAAATTATAGAAACTTCTTTTATTCCAGAAAATGAAACATTTTCAAAATCATCTCACGCAGTTGTATTAGAACCTATAGCTTTAAAACCAACATTTAAAGAAACTGAAAATGATGTATTTTTTTTCTTGGATGATTTGAAATTGACCATTCAAAAATCGCCATTTCAACTTCAATATTTTTATAAAGACCAACTCATTACCTCAGAAAAGAGAGGGTACTTTAAGTCGAAACATGAACCTATGGATTTGGTAAAAGGCAATCTTGTTGCCGACCAAACCGAAAAGATAGAATTTAATTTAACTTCAGATGAAATTTTATATGGGGGAGGAGCAAGAGCTTTAGGCATGAATAGAAGAGGTAATCGATTGCCTTTATATAACAGAGCACATTATGGGTATGAAACACATTCAGAATTAATGAATTTTACCATGCCAATTGTAATATCCTCTAAAAAATACATGCTTCACTTTGACAATTCGCCAATTGGTTATGTAGATTTAGACAGTAAAAAAAAGAACTCTTTAATCTATGAAACCATTTCCGGACGAAAAACTTACCAAGTAATTGTAGGTAATTCTTGGATTGACTTAATTGATAATTATACCGATTTAACAGGGAAACAGCCTTTACCAGCAAGGTGGACTTTAGGTAATTTTTCGAGCAGATTTGGCTATCATTCACAAAAAGAAACAGAAGAAACTATTGAGAAATTTAAAGAAGAAAAAATTCCTGTAGATGCTGTAATTCTTGATTTATATTGGTTTGGTAAAGAATTAAAAGGAACTATGGGAAATCTGGAGGTGTTTACAGATTCTTTTCCTGATATGAAAGGAATGATTTCTCGTTTAAAAAATAAAGGTGTAAAAACAGTTTTAATAACAGAACCATTTGTTTTATCAAATTCTAAAAAATGGACGGAAGCTGTAAAAAATGAGGTTTTGGCTAAAGACTCTATAGGAAACCCTGCAAAATATGATTTTTATTTTGGTAATACAGGCATCGTAGATATTTATAAAAAAGAAGGTAAAAATTGGTTTTGGAACATTTATAAAGACATTTTAAATTTAGGTGTAAAAGGTTTATGGGGAGATTTAGGCGAGCCAGAAGTGTTGCCTTCTTGGGTACGTTTTAATGATCATAAAAAAGCAGATGAAATACACAATATTTATGGACATGATTGGGCAAGATTGATTTTTGAAGGATATCAAAAAGAATTTCCAACGGAAAGACCCTTTATTTTAATGCGAGCAGGATCTTCTGGTTCGCAACGATTTGGTATGATTCCTTGGTCGGGAGATGTAAACAGAACTTGGGGAGGTTTGCAGTCTCAGCCAGAAATTGCCTTACAAATGGGCATGCAAGGTTTGGGCTATATGCATTCTGATTTAGGCGGATTTGCAGGTGCAAATTTAGACGATAATTTGTATACCCGTTGGTTGCAATACGGAGTTTTTCAGCCAATTTATAGACCTCATGCGCAAGAAGATGTGCCAAGTGAACCTGTTTTTAGAAGCGAAAAAGCAAAGATATTAGCAAAGAAATCTATAGAATTACGGTATAAATTATTGCCTTATAATTACAATGTAGCATTCCAAAATAATCAAAAAGGAACACCATTAATGCGCCCTATTTTCTTTGAAGAAGACAATGCAAATTTAATGACAAATTCATCCACTTACTTATGGGGAAAAGATTTTTTAATTACACCCATTTTAAAAGATTCTATCACATCAAAAGAAATGTATTTTCCTAAAACAGCCAATTGGTTTAATTTTTATACGGATGAACAAGTGCAAGGCGGACAAATAAAAACAGTAAAAGTTGAAGAAAATTCCATTCCCACCTTTGTTAGAAGTGGTGCATTTATTTTGATGTCAGAACTCGTACAAACTACAGATGCTTATAAAGCAGATCAATTAGAACTTCATTATTATTTTGATGCTTCGAAAAAAGAAAGTAAAAGACAATTCTATCATGATGACGGAATTACAGCAAATGCTTTTGAAAAAGGAAAATTTGAAATTTTAGAATTCGTAGCAGAATTTTCTAAACGGTATTTAAAAATAAATTTAGAGGCAGCATTGGGCAGTAATTGGAATTCATCAAAAAAAGAAATTACTTTGATACTGCATAATATGAATTGGGACCCCAATAAGATAAAAGTGGATGGAAAAAGACAAAGAATTTCATCAGAAAATAATACGCTTAAAATTCCTATGAAATGGAATACAAAAAGAAACCTTACAGTAAAAATTAGATTAAAATAA
- a CDS encoding alpha/beta hydrolase, protein MKKMLLFLAVCSLFSSCDLAGKHELKTLKSAVVKNAVLSSGKLIRIDSFPSKYITPRPVDVWLPENYSSEKKYAVLYMHDGQMLFDSTATWNKQEWMIDEVATSLMTQKITKDFIVVGVHNIAEIRWQDLFPEKVVNFLSEEDKSTLKNISGKPNAIEKLFGDEYLKFIVSELKPYIDATYAVYDDKENTFIAGSSMGGLMSMYAISEYPDIFQGAACLSTHWVGALPRENNPYPNAIFKYMEANIPASKNHKIYFDHGDKTLDQYYPKYGSKVDAIFTKNGYSVANYRNLFFPGANHSEKSWQSRIHIPLTFLLKK, encoded by the coding sequence ATGAAAAAGATGCTTCTTTTTTTGGCTGTTTGTAGCTTGTTTAGTTCTTGCGATTTAGCAGGTAAACATGAATTGAAAACTTTGAAATCCGCAGTGGTAAAAAATGCCGTTTTATCATCTGGGAAACTAATCAGAATAGATAGTTTTCCGTCTAAATACATTACGCCAAGACCTGTAGATGTTTGGTTACCAGAAAATTATTCATCAGAAAAAAAATATGCCGTTTTATATATGCATGATGGTCAAATGCTATTTGACTCCACAGCAACTTGGAATAAACAAGAATGGATGATTGATGAGGTAGCTACTTCTTTAATGACACAAAAAATCACGAAAGATTTTATAGTGGTGGGTGTACACAACATAGCAGAAATTAGATGGCAAGATTTATTTCCAGAAAAGGTAGTTAATTTTTTATCAGAAGAAGATAAAAGCACATTAAAAAATATATCAGGAAAACCAAATGCTATAGAAAAACTATTTGGAGATGAATATTTAAAATTTATCGTTTCTGAATTAAAACCTTACATCGACGCTACATATGCCGTGTATGATGATAAAGAAAATACATTTATTGCAGGCTCTTCGATGGGTGGTTTAATGTCTATGTATGCAATTTCAGAATATCCTGACATATTTCAAGGAGCGGCATGCCTTTCTACGCATTGGGTGGGGGCTTTACCAAGGGAAAACAATCCATATCCAAATGCTATTTTTAAGTATATGGAAGCCAATATTCCGGCTTCAAAAAATCATAAAATCTATTTTGATCATGGAGATAAAACGTTAGATCAATATTATCCGAAATACGGCTCTAAGGTGGATGCTATTTTTACTAAAAATGGGTATTCTGTAGCTAATTATAGAAACTTATTTTTTCCAGGTGCAAATCATTCAGAGAAATCTTGGCAATCTAGAATACATATTCCGTTAACGTTTTTATTAAAAAAATAA
- a CDS encoding alpha-amylase family glycosyl hydrolase, which yields MKKIYIFIFVAILAILIGCATEKAPQRELTLKTVHKKTVVYQVFTRLFGNTNTTNKLWGSIEENGVGKFNDFTDKALSEIKDLGVTHIWYTGVPHHDVIRDYTAYGISNDDPDVVKGIAGSPYAVKDYYNVNPDLAVNVANRLQEFEALIERSHKNGLKVIIDIVPNHVARNYQSISKPAGTKDFGSEDDISKVYDVNNNFYYVPNEVFEVPDFLNGYLPLGGKKHPLSDKKFDENPAKWTGNGSRSPKPNFYDWYETVKVNYGVSPTGKKDFDTLPPGFENKDYKKHFEFWQDKIIPNSWIKFRDIALYWLSKGVDGFRFDMAEMVPVEFWSFMNSSIKMKNPNAFLLAEVYNPNLYRDYIKKGKMDYLYDKVQLYDTLKNVMQGRGFTDHIPPILEDLKDIEHHMLHFLENHDEQRIASLDFAGNPEKAKPAMVVSATISTAPTMIYFGQEFGEDGSENAGFGNPSRTSIFDYVGVPSVQRWVNNKKFDGGQSTQEELNLRDFYKRLLNFTINSDALMGEYQDIHQFNRENTLHYNAKTLSFVRYSEDEKLIIVLNFDAQDAQKFVLEIPENIIKKWNLKDGSYPLKDQLYQKENVTLEVHQSKGFVAMKLKPLESVILKLQ from the coding sequence ATGAAAAAAATATACATTTTTATATTCGTAGCAATTTTAGCAATTCTCATTGGTTGTGCAACAGAAAAAGCTCCACAAAGGGAATTAACATTAAAAACGGTACACAAAAAAACAGTTGTTTATCAAGTTTTTACACGTTTGTTCGGGAATACAAATACAACGAACAAACTTTGGGGAAGTATTGAAGAAAACGGTGTAGGAAAATTTAACGATTTTACAGATAAGGCACTTTCAGAAATAAAAGATTTAGGAGTTACACATATTTGGTATACAGGTGTTCCGCATCATGATGTAATTCGAGATTACACAGCATATGGTATTTCAAATGACGATCCGGATGTTGTAAAAGGGATTGCAGGTTCTCCTTATGCTGTAAAAGATTATTATAATGTAAATCCTGATTTAGCTGTCAATGTAGCAAATCGTTTGCAAGAATTTGAAGCGCTAATTGAGCGTTCTCATAAAAATGGTTTAAAAGTAATTATTGATATTGTTCCCAATCATGTAGCAAGAAATTATCAAAGTATTTCAAAGCCAGCAGGAACAAAAGATTTTGGGTCAGAAGATGACATATCTAAAGTTTATGATGTAAATAATAACTTTTATTACGTACCGAATGAAGTTTTTGAAGTTCCTGATTTTTTGAATGGTTATTTGCCTTTAGGAGGAAAAAAGCATCCTTTATCCGATAAGAAATTTGATGAAAATCCGGCAAAATGGACAGGCAATGGATCGCGTTCGCCAAAGCCTAACTTTTATGATTGGTATGAAACGGTTAAAGTAAATTATGGAGTTTCTCCTACAGGAAAAAAGGATTTTGATACATTACCACCAGGATTTGAAAATAAAGATTACAAAAAACATTTTGAATTTTGGCAGGATAAAATCATCCCAAATTCTTGGATAAAATTTAGAGATATTGCTTTGTATTGGCTGTCTAAAGGAGTGGATGGTTTTCGTTTTGACATGGCAGAAATGGTTCCTGTAGAATTTTGGAGTTTCATGAATTCATCGATCAAAATGAAAAATCCAAACGCTTTTTTATTGGCAGAGGTTTACAATCCTAATTTGTATAGAGATTACATTAAAAAGGGTAAAATGGATTATTTGTATGACAAGGTTCAATTGTACGATACGCTAAAGAATGTGATGCAAGGCAGAGGTTTCACAGATCATATTCCGCCGATTCTAGAAGATTTAAAAGATATTGAGCACCATATGTTGCATTTTTTAGAAAATCATGATGAACAGAGAATTGCAAGTCTAGATTTTGCAGGCAATCCAGAAAAAGCGAAGCCAGCAATGGTGGTTTCTGCAACGATTTCAACGGCACCTACCATGATTTATTTTGGGCAAGAATTTGGAGAGGATGGTTCTGAAAATGCTGGTTTTGGAAACCCTTCAAGAACATCAATTTTTGATTATGTTGGAGTTCCTTCAGTACAAAGATGGGTAAATAACAAAAAATTTGATGGAGGGCAATCAACTCAAGAAGAATTAAATTTAAGAGATTTTTACAAACGTTTGTTAAACTTTACAATTAATAGTGATGCTTTGATGGGGGAATATCAAGATATCCATCAGTTTAATAGAGAAAATACACTTCATTATAATGCAAAAACGTTGTCTTTTGTAAGATATTCGGAAGATGAAAAATTAATTATTGTTTTAAATTTTGATGCCCAAGATGCCCAAAAATTTGTTTTAGAAATCCCCGAAAATATTATTAAAAAATGGAATTTAAAAGATGGATCCTATCCACTAAAAGACCAGTTATATCAAAAAGAAAATGTTACTTTAGAAGTACATCAATCTAAAGGGTTTGTAGCGATGAAGTTAAAACCATTAGAGTCAGTTATATTAAAACTTCAATAA